AATCATGGATGAACGCCCAGCCTGAGCCCAGCTGGGGTTAAAGATGAGGTAAGCGTGCACGTGACTCATGAAAAAGGTGCTGAGTCAGCACAGCGCACACAGAAGCGGCTGCGCTTGGGATTTGCTCTTTTTGCCCTAAAATCGAAGGCCAGCCTAAACGGGATTGACCAGCAGAAAATTAGACAAGACCTCATCCTCGATATTCCCACCTCCCCATCGCCTTCGCTCCACCGTCCCCCCGGTCACGAACAGCCATGGCGCCCAGTTTTGATACTTTGTCTGAGCAGGACCTccacgaagaggaggaggaggagattgactTCTCTGGTGAGTGCGACTGTTTTGGGTGGACGTTTGCTCGCTTTGTTGCCCCTCATGGCTAACACGGCTCTTTCTCCGACATTAGATCTCAAGGCGCAATATGAAGTGAAGCTCGAAGAGGGTTTGGATACATTCGTTGTGATCGATGGACTCCCGGTTGTGCCCGAGGAAAGCAGACAAAAGCTCATCAAGTTCTTGTTGAGGAAACTCAACACGGTGGGCCACACGTCTGAAGATGCGGTCTTTATGCCTCTTAACGACAAGAACATGTCCGAAGGGTATGTAAAGGTGGAAGAACACGGAGTTCCAGTTCGGGTAATTGACCTTTTACTTCTTACAGATATGCATTCGTCGAGTTCGAGACCCCCGAACAAGCTGTCGCCGCAGTCAAGCAGCTGCACGGCACTCCCCTTGACAAAAAGCACACCCTTCTCGTGAACAAATTAATGGATATCGAACGCTACGGTCGCGAAGGGCGCATTGACGAAGAGTACAAGCCCCCCGCCATCGAGCctttcaaggagaaggagcatCTCCGCTCGTGGCTTGCGGACCCCAACGCGCGTGATCAGTTTGCCCTTTACCGTGGAGACAAGGTTGGCGTTTTCTGGAACAACAAGAACCATCCGCCCGAGAATGTCGTCGACCGTGCGCACTGGACGCAGCTTTTTGTCCAGTGGTCTCCCAAGGGGACTTACCTCGCATCCGTTCATCCTCAAGGTGTTCAGCTCTGGGGTGGTCCCGCTTTCTCGAAACAGAAGCAATTCCCCCATCCTTTCGTCCAGCTCATCGAGTTCTCGCCCGGTGAGAGCTATCTGACGACCTGGTCCGCGCGCCCCATTCAGGTTGAAGAGGGCCAGTCTATTTTGACTTacgaggaggaagggaagaacaTTATCGTGTGGGATATTGCGACTGGAAAGCCTCTACGTTCCTTCGTCTCTCACGATCTCACTGCTGGTCCTGCGGGAGACGCCgagcccaagaagaaggtgCAGTGGCCTGCATTCAAGTGGTCCGCCGATGAAAAATACGTCGCTCGCATGCTACAACACCAGTCCATTTCGATCTACGAGCTTCCACGAATGAACTTGCTCGGAAAGACATCGGTGAAGATTGACGGCGTCATGGACTTTGAGTGGTCACCCGCAACTGTGACTCGGGAGGGCGTCAAACAATACGAACAGTtgctctgcttctggacTCCTGAAATCGGCAGCAGCCCCGCTAGAGTCGCCATGATGAGCGTGCCATCAAAGGAAATTGTACGAACACGTAATTTGTTCAATGTTTCCGACGTCAAGCTTCACTGGCAGTCCCAGGGTTTGTATGTCTGCGTGAAGGTGGATCGACACTCGAAATCGAAGAAGTCTATGGCCACCAACCTCGAGATTTTCCGGGTACGCGAGAAGGGTGTTCCTGTTGAGGTTGTTGACAGTCTTAAGGATACTGTGATCAATTTCGCTTGGGAGCCCAATGGCAATCGGTTCGTTCTCATCACAACCGGCGAGGCTGtcgctggtgctgctgtcgCACCCAAGACCGCCGTGTCGTTCTTTGCCCCTGAGAAGAAGGGCGGAGCAATCGGTAACTTCAAGCTTATCCGCACcatcgagaagaagaacagcaacGCGATCTACTGGTCGCCTAAGGGTCGCTTCGTTGTCGTTGCTACCGTTCACTCCCAGACCAGCTTTGACATGGACTTCTGGGACATGGACTTTGAGGGAGAGAAGCCCGAAGCCGAGAAGGACTTTGCCGCCAACCTTCAATTGATGAAGACCACTGAACACTACGGTGTGACGGATATCGACTGGGATCCTACCGGTCGTTATGTCGTCAGCAGTGCCAGCGTGTGGACACACCAGGTAAGAAGCCTTTTGCCATCTTTTTTATCGATATTTTTAGCATTGCTAACTTACTTTTTAGTTGGAAAACGGCTGGAACCTGCACACTTTCGCTGGTCAGACCCTCTCCGAAAACCCCACAGACAAGTTCAAGCAATTCCTCTGGCGCCCTCGCCCACCCACTCTTCTcagcaaggaggagcagaaacAAGTGCGCAAGAACCTTCGAGAATACTCCAAGGAgttcgacgaggaggacagATACGCCGTCGATATTGCCAATACAGCCGTTGTCGAGAAGCGCAAGCGGGTTCTCAACGAGTGGATTGCCTGGATCCGCCGGGAGAAGGAGCTCCTTGCCGAAGAGAAAGACGCTTACGGTCTCCCCGAGGAGGCCGACGACCCCAAGTTGGCCAAGGACGCCGCTGCAACCACACAAGAGCAAGGCGAGACTgttgtggaggagattgTCGAAGAGATCATCGAGGAAAGCGAGGAGGTTATCGGTTAATTGGTGTTCTTTTTTCGTCTCTAATGCTGTCCTCTATCTaccctttttcttttcactcTTCTCTGTCGACATCTTCGCCAATTTCTCTCCCAACATATCGGGATTTCTGTTTTTCTCTCCGCCTTAAGCCTCTCCCCACGATAAATTTGGCTTGGTTTCAGTCCAGGAGGGTCTGGAACGTTCAAAAAGTGAATAGATATAAGTGCtatctcctccagctgggaATTTATGTACGCGATGTTGGTAGTACGAGAGATGACAAATGCATGAGCCAGCGGATCTTTGCAGAGCCGTACATAGATATAGGTTTCACATCTTCACTATCATACTAAATTTATAAAAACTATGAGCCCAACAAAAGCATTCTGATACTGGTCTCTCAACCGCCCATCATACAATTCCTCAACACCACTGGTCGCCGTAGCCGTCGCGCTCCCACTCGCACTCGCACTGGTCCCAGTGGCAGAACCCGCCGTCTCCGGCCCAGAATATGTACTCGTCGGCTGCACATTCACCCTGAAGAAAGCATTTTGGTTTCCAACCACGTTCCCCGCAGGCGAGTACTCACACACCACATACCAGCCCTGCGCCCTCGTATACCGACCCTCTTTGTTTTTCGCATCATTCCCATTTTGATACCCGCAATTGAACGCCGCGCATCCGACTTCCCTCGTCGCCCTCCACACCAACTGCGTGAAGTGCCCCGTTTCCTCGCTGAATCCTGTCGGTAACTTGTAATCGTATTTCTGGCCCTCGTCGCCCCAGGCCGCGACGGCGGCTGCCGGATCCTGGTAGCCAAAGGCGAGGTTCTCGCCGTATGGACCACCCTTGTTTATTAGTTCGGTTGCTACATGTACTTGCTATCGGATAAGGAGAGCGTGGCTCACTGAGTGCTTCCATTTACATCCCTCTGCCCAGCGTTTGGCGTATTTTGTTAATGTCTCGTTCCAGGTTAGGTGGCTTGCGTTGTGCTCTCGGCGATAGGCGTTACTGGTTGAGAGAACTGTATCTTTGAATATCTCGAGGGAAGTGTAGGAAGCTGGATGGGGGATTGTGGGTGTTACTGTGACTATGACCGTGGTTCCGGCTGTGTTGCTCGCGTGTATACTGGGGAGTAGTTGGAGCCACAGAAAGATGGAGACAGCGAGCAGCAGATAGGTGGTAGGGATCATTTTGTTGAGTCTTCGATTGATTTTTGTACGTCGTCTTTGGATtcatctgctcttctttgGGGATATTTGACAGTTATCGGTGCGAGACACAGATTCAGTACAAGTGCTGTGCTCTGCTCATGTCGCATCAGCGAGCAAGTATATGACAATTGAAATGAGACAAATGCAAAGCCAGATAATTAATTTCTGTGGTCCATGTTTATCTGTGATTCTGTACGGCGAGAGAAGAGTCGGAAAGTGTACTGGATGGCTCAGAGACAAGACGTGTATTCAAACAACAATAACTCCAGTACACTACGGCGAGACACAGTGAGAAACATGATGTTTTACCCAGGATGTCTGTCTCCAGGCAGCATCTTCTTTTTATAGGATGAAAATAAGCCAGCGTGCAGTGGTGGAAGTGTGTGGCTGAGACCGGTTGCGCTATGTATCAACAGCCGCTCATTGACGTCAGTTCGACTGGTGGAAGTCGGCATCAAATCAAGACAAGTTCAACTTCTCCAGAGATGCCTTCTGGATGATGCTAGTATTTGAAGATTGAGTTCCTCAGAACAAACCTAAAGTTTTAAGTTGCAGGCGGTCGTATCAATTCAAGCTCCTTCTTTCCAAGGTGGATAATTACCATCCGTCCCATCcgttgattgatgatgactgtATAACCTAGTGGGTATTCTAGCCTGTCTATCCGATATCATCATATATACTAGTCATACTGAATAATCACATAATGTTACACCCAATCCCGTACATAGCGCGTTCCACGTCACGTTTCACCTGAAACCAGTCCGCTCGTCGTTCAGCGAACTCGTAGACTTCTTCAACCCTCCATATACCGTAGAACCGATCCGCATCAGCAATGATAGTCGCCAGTTCCTTAGCGTCAGATGAATCGATCAGATAGATCTGTGCTAGTTCCCGGAAGGCTTTGAAGTAAAGGAGAAGATCGTTGTTCTTTAAGCTTTGGATGAACTTAAAGTAGTGGTTCATATCGCTAGTATACAGTCAATAAAGAGCAAGCACGACCTATAAATAACCTGGGTAGTCTCACCTTATAAGCTTCAAGGACCCTTCGATGCTGATCCTCTGACGCTTCAAATGCTTACACAACGCTGTGAAAAGTCTTAAACCGACCTCCTGGTTGAAGACATCTAGCGTGCTCTTGTCGGTGCTCCCTACCAACATCTGTGTATGTGACGAAACGACGTCAACCACAGCCGCGGCCGCCTCACTGACAGCTACATCCATGGTCTTTCGGTATGGATCCGTAGAGGCATCGGGGTTGAAGTCAGTAGCCTGCTGTCTGGTCGCGAGGATATAATCTACTTCCTCCATGAGGACATCGATACCTTTGTTCAATCCGGCAGCGACACGTTCGTCCAGGATCTGCTCgaatttcttcttttccttcacgGCAGGATCGAGAAAATCATTGCGATCGGTGATCTTGGCCCCAACAAGCTCTTGCTCGTAGAAGACATCCATCATTTGCAATATAAGGTCACCAACATTCACGAGCTCCAAGAAGGTAACTAGAGGCTCAACCCCTGCTTGGTCGCGCTCGCCTTGTTCACGAGGTCTATAGTTGGATAGATGGTCGACTGCTTTGTTGAAACCAACAATAAGGTGCTGATGTCCCAAAATTCGTAAGAGCGAAACGAAAATTGCCTCACATTGCTGTTTGGCCGCCGCTCCAGTCTCACCTCCTATCTTCACAAATTGGGCGGCACGGTCGAGGCTGGACTTGGCCGAGTGAATTAGGCTAAGAGCGATTTCGATACTAAACAGAGACCGGATGCCCTCCAACTTTGATTTCATGACGGCCGCCTTAGCTGCAAGTTCTGTGGTAGGAGGGGCCTCAACCGTAGGGGTAAGAGCAGGGGATGCAATAGTGGAAAACCTGTTCGGGCTCTTGAGCGCCGAGGACGGTTCGCTACCGATGGACTCATGATCGGATTTCGTTTCGCTTGACTTGGAGCTCGAAAAGCTGGGGAGAATGTTGACAGGCGCCATAATCACTTTTTTAAACGAAGTCAAAAAGTCACGCTTGTCAGCCTGTCGATTGACATTGGACATCAGAAATGATTCAGTCGAAGCAGCCTGCTCTGACAGTTGCCTATCCCACTCATCCACTACAGCTGCAGACTTTTTCCGGAAGTGGTCGAGCTCTTCTGCAAGGTACAAGTCAATGTGAGGCTCGTATACTTTCGCCACGATATGGCGCAAAAACTCGTCAAGCGTGTCGGTTGTGTTCTGGATTGGTAAAAGTGCTTCAGACAAGTTCAGACACTGCGCAAATGTCCCCGAGACGGCGATAAGATATGACTCAACATTTGAACGATGCAACTCGTCGAAGATAGCGGTCAAGAACGGATATAGCACGTCTTGTGCAACCTTTTCAACAAAAGTTGGTCCAACAGTCATGCTGGGGGGAAAGGCGCGGTTGATTATCGAGACTTCCTCATTGTAAGCCACACTCAGCCTGGTGAAGAACGCCTGGGTATGTTCGAGTTTGACCCGTTGGTTCAAGCCGTCAATACAGTCCGCTACCCTGCCCAAATCAGATTTCTGAGCTATCAAGTGGTTATGGTTGACGAAGAATTCTATAGCGGAATCTCCGCCATTCAGAGTGAAGAGAATATGAGCGTATCTGCGCATCGCGCcgtcaatatcttcactCTCGTAACCTTGTCTAAATTCTTTCATAGCAGCTGTTTCGAACATTGATATGGCAGATTGTAGGCGCGCGTTCCTTTCCCGCCAACCTTCGGTTGTATCGCACTTAGCGAATAGCCGCAATTGAGATAGGATTTGCGCTTGATGCTCAGGGTCCGGATATTTCCTGAATAGTAGATTATCTGGGGAGGGCCCAGATGTAACGATGTCGTCGTAGAACGGCGCCAATGCAGCATGGACCTTTCCATACTCAACGCGTGCTTCTCCACGCACTGATCTCACTTGCTTTAATGCGCCCAATACAGggtccttctccagctcgtgAACCTCTTCGGAAGGAACAGAGGTGGAGAGTTTAATCTGATCAAATCCATCCGATATTGTATTCAAACTGATCGCTGGGCCTTGTTCACTAAATGGTTGTCCGATTTGCTCCGCAACCTGTTGCTGCTCGACAGACTCCACACTCGCGATCGTCCCAAAAGTCTCTTCAATATGTTTCCGAGCTTCAGACTCATTCCAGCATCCCATGCGTTTCAGTTTTTGCACCCATCTTGTATCATCGTAGGCCATTTCGCGCAGGAGTTTCGAAGACCGCGCTGCACGGATCAGATCGGCAGGCGAAAGGTAATCGAGAATGGAGGACATGATCTCTGAAGGTGGTCAAATTTGTTAGTATAACTAGATATACTACCGGCAACATGGGCCACTTGATCAGTTCAGCATACCTGCTGGAAGGGCAGCCCGGGAGATCTCCTCCATTGAGGCCATCTTGAGTGAAGCCAGGACGTCTCTGCGCGGTTTCCCGCCAGCTTTCGGCCCATTCCTCGCGTTCGCCATCTTGTTGTCTCGGGTTAAACATCGGGAGTAAAGATTTTGAGACGTCCCGATGATAGCTTTGAAAGCTCGGGGGCGCGGAGTCACCCAGTGCTGTTGAGCTGCTAGCGAAATACTGCGGTGGCAGGATGGGTATGGAAGAGATCCAATGTTGAGCAGAGAGGCTACCTATTCAAACACACATGCAGACATTGTTAATTAAATCCCCCAAGGTCCAACAGAATGGACCGTGGTGCTGATCGATAATATGTGTTTGCGGCTGAAGGCTGGCTGCCAAAGGACCCTGTGGCCTTGGCCACTATAAGTTCACCTGTCGAGTTCCCCGGAAAATCCACACGACAGATCGGTGCCGCCCCAACCAACAATACCCAGGAAGTTACCAGAATGATGCCACCGTACACAACCTCCTCTGACGATAACTATCTCTGGCTAAGAACAGAAAGTTTAGGCGATATGGCAATCCAGTGACCAGCCTTTTCACTGAAACTCTGACAAGGCTCATCTTGGCTTCCGAGGATGGAGGGAAGATATATTTTACAACATCAGAGCTATTCCAGCACTGTAGATGAAGTCCGAAGAGAGTACCCTAGAACCCTGCAAGATCATACATGGAAAATCTGGCATCGATCAGAAAGGATCCGCCTGTAAGTTTCTAAGAAGTAAATATAGAATGAATTTCAAAGTATCTCGTAGATGCTATAGATACACTCGGCAAGCAGGTGTACTATGAGCTGTGTCAGGACGGTCTGTACTGCACCTGGCTCTTGGGGATCGTACGCAATCCTGCTTAGCACTCGCTATTCCACTCTGTCGCCCATGTCATCTTTCCTCGAAAGGCAGACAGCTATTTTGGCTGCCCCATCAGCTAGAAGTTACAGGTTAGAGAGTacctcatcttctgccaaCAAGGAATGAGTGCTCCTGTTTGTCTTCTATAATCTATCCTCGATGAAACTCCTTCAACAGCCGGTTCTCCATGTGGAAGCCCGCGTCAAGAGCAACAGAGACGGCATCATTGTCCGCACAGATCTGGTACTTCACTTCCCGTACTTCTCATCAACTTGTCGAGGTTCTAAGTCAGAGTAATACAGATTAGGGATGAGATCACACAGTGGTTGATTGACAATTTCGTTGTCCTATCCCTGGGGCAGGAGATAAAATCCTTCGGTATGTCTagagcaagaaaaagcaaCAGCGTCTGATACCAGCGTAGAGGGTCTGAAGGAGCCACATGCACAGGCACTAGAGTCGATACT
The DNA window shown above is from Aspergillus fumigatus Af293 chromosome 1, whole genome shotgun sequence and carries:
- the EifCb gene encoding translation initiation factor eIF3 core subunit b → MAPSFDTLSEQDLHEEEEEEIDFSDLKAQYEVKLEEGLDTFVVIDGLPVVPEESRQKLIKFLLRKLNTVGHTSEDAVFMPLNDKNMSEGYAFVEFETPEQAVAAVKQLHGTPLDKKHTLLVNKLMDIERYGREGRIDEEYKPPAIEPFKEKEHLRSWLADPNARDQFALYRGDKVGVFWNNKNHPPENVVDRAHWTQLFVQWSPKGTYLASVHPQGVQLWGGPAFSKQKQFPHPFVQLIEFSPGESYLTTWSARPIQVEEGQSILTYEEEGKNIIVWDIATGKPLRSFVSHDLTAGPAGDAEPKKKVQWPAFKWSADEKYVARMLQHQSISIYELPRMNLLGKTSVKIDGVMDFEWSPATVTREGVKQYEQLLCFWTPEIGSSPARVAMMSVPSKEIVRTRNLFNVSDVKLHWQSQGLYVCVKVDRHSKSKKSMATNLEIFRVREKGVPVEVVDSLKDTVINFAWEPNGNRFVLITTGEAVAGAAVAPKTAVSFFAPEKKGGAIGNFKLIRTIEKKNSNAIYWSPKGRFVVVATVHSQTSFDMDFWDMDFEGEKPEAEKDFAANLQLMKTTEHYGVTDIDWDPTGRYVVSSASVWTHQLENGWNLHTFAGQTLSENPTDKFKQFLWRPRPPTLLSKEEQKQVRKNLREYSKEFDEEDRYAVDIANTAVVEKRKRVLNEWIAWIRREKELLAEEKDAYGLPEEADDPKLAKDAAATTQEQGETVVEEIVEEIIEESEEVIG
- a CDS encoding putative extracellular SCP domain protein Pry1, whose translation is MIPTTYLLLAVSIFLWLQLLPSIHASNTAGTTVIVTVTPTIPHPASYTSLEIFKDTVLSTSNAYRREHNASHLTWNETLTKYAKRWAEGCKWKHSGGPYGENLAFGYQDPAAAVAAWGDEGQKYDYKLPTGFSEETGHFTQLVWRATREVGCAAFNCGYQNGNDAKNKEGRYTRAQGWYVVCEYSPAGNVVGNQNAFFRVNVQPTSTYSGPETAGSATGTSASASGSATATATSGVEELYDGRLRDQYQNAFVGLIVFINLV
- a CDS encoding exocyst complex component Sec10 family protein, translating into MANARNGPKAGGKPRRDVLASLKMASMEEISRAALPAEIMSSILDYLSPADLIRAARSSKLLREMAYDDTRWVQKLKRMGCWNESEARKHIEETFGTIASVESVEQQQVAEQIGQPFSEQGPAISLNTISDGFDQIKLSTSVPSEEVHELEKDPVLGALKQVRSVRGEARVEYGKVHAALAPFYDDIVTSGPSPDNLLFRKYPDPEHQAQILSQLRLFAKCDTTEGWRERNARLQSAISMFETAAMKEFRQGYESEDIDGAMRRYAHILFTLNGGDSAIEFFVNHNHLIAQKSDLGRVADCIDGLNQRVKLEHTQAFFTRLSVAYNEEVSIINRAFPPSMTVGPTFVEKVAQDVLYPFLTAIFDELHRSNVESYLIAVSGTFAQCLNLSEALLPIQNTTDTLDEFLRHIVAKVYEPHIDLYLAEELDHFRKKSAAVVDEWDRQLSEQAASTESFLMSNVNRQADKRDFLTSFKKVIMAPVNILPSFSSSKSSETKSDHESIGSEPSSALKSPNRFSTIASPALTPTVEAPPTTELAAKAAVMKSKLEGIRSLFSIEIALSLIHSAKSSLDRAAQFVKIGGETGAAAKQQCEAIFVSLLRILGHQHLIVGFNKAVDHLSNYRPREQGERDQAGVEPLVTFLELVNVGDLILQMMDVFYEQELVGAKITDRNDFLDPAVKEKKKFEQILDERVAAGLNKGIDVLMEEVDYILATRQQATDFNPDASTDPYRKTMDVAVSEAAAAVVDVVSSHTQMLVGSTDKSTLDVFNQEVGLRLFTALCKHLKRQRISIEGSLKLISDMNHYFKFIQSLKNNDLLLYFKAFRELAQIYLIDSSDAKELATIIADADRFYGIWRVEEVYEFAERRADWFQVKRDVERAMYGIGCNIM